The following coding sequences lie in one Sorghum bicolor cultivar BTx623 chromosome 6, Sorghum_bicolor_NCBIv3, whole genome shotgun sequence genomic window:
- the LOC8079570 gene encoding coatomer subunit epsilon-2, with product MPHPGTGTEGMAASPSPDHLFGLRNSFYIGAYHAAITSSQSLPAHALSPDDLVERDALLYRSYIAIGSHQLVIGEIGPSAATPLQAVKLLAVYLSGDAGNRESVVSRLRELLSDAAVGTNPILRLMAGTVFMHERDYAEALKHTSSGGSMELHALNVQIYLQMNRTDHAEKQLRVMQQLDEDHTLTQLANAWIDLVMGGSKIQEAHLIFQDLSEKYPATCTILNGKALCSMHMGNFEDAEGLLLESLNKDAKDAETLANLTVCSLNLGKPATRYLNQLKLAQPDHALVKRMSSAADSFDRACQAMA from the exons ATGCCGCACCCTGGAACTGGAACGGAGGGCATGGcagcgtcgccgtcgccggacCACCTCTTCGGCCTGCGCAACAGCTTCTACATCGGCGCGTACCACGCCGCCATCACCAGCAGCCAGTCCCTCCCCGCGCACGCGCTCTCCcccgacgacctcgtcgagcgCGACGCCCTCCTCTACCGCTCCTACATCGCCATCGGCTCCCACCAG ttgGTGATCGGCGAGATCGGGCCCAGCGCAGCCACGCCGCTCCAGGCCGTCAAGCTGCTCGCCGTGTACCTCTCCGGCGACGCCGGGAACAGG GAATCGGTGGTCTCGAGGCTTCGGGAGCTCCTGTCAGATGCGGCTGTTGGGACCAATCCGATCCTACGGTTGATGGCCGGCACCGTCTTCATGCACGAACGCGATTACGCCGAGGCACTGAAGCACACCAGCTCCGGTGGCAGCATGGAACT GCATGCGTTGAATGTTCAGATATACCTTCAAATGAATAGGACAGACCATGCAGAGAAGCAACTCAGGGTGATGCAACAGCTGGACGAAGACCACACGCTGACGCAGCTCGCCAATGCATGGATCGACCTTGTCATG GGTGGCTCCAAGATCCAAGAAGCGCACCTCATCTTCCAGGACTTGTCCGAGAAGTACCCGGCGACCTGCACGATTCTTAACGGGAAAGCCCTGTGTTCGATGCACATGGGCAACTTCGAGGACGCCGAGGGCTTGCTGCTGGAGTCACTGAACAAG GACGCCAAGGATGCTGAAACTCTTGCGAACCTCACGGTGTGCAGCCTCAACTTGGGAAAACCTGCAACGCGCTACCTCAA CCAGTTGAAGCTAGCACAGCCAGACCACGCGCTGGTGAAGCGAATGTCCTCCGCTGCAGACAGCTTCGACAGAGCCTGCCAAGCAATGGCATGA
- the LOC8068475 gene encoding putative chloride channel-like protein CLC-g → MAPRDPKEDGFGVGGGGAADPDADIEAPLLVSSGSSFLLDPALEDGGGGDEEQRRRRRRFIHGSHTHSNTTSQVALVGTDVCPIESLDYELIENDVFKQDWRARGRGHILRYVALKWALCFLVGALTAAAGFVANLGVENVAGAKFVVTSNLMLDGRHGSAFAVFLSSNFALTMLATVLTVYVAPAAAGSGIPEVKAYLNGVDAPNIFSLKTLIVKIVGCIAAVSSSLHVGKAGPLVHTGACIASILGQGGSRKYHMTCRWLRYFKNDRDRRDLVTCGSAAGIAAAFRAPVGGVLFALETVSSWWRSALLWRAFFTTAMVAVVLRALIDFCQSDKCGLFGKGGLIMFDVTADYVTYHLIDLPPVITLGVFGGILGSLYNFFLDKVLRLYNLINEKGKTYKLLLAATVTVCTSCCLFGLPWIAACKPCPTDTGEACPSIGRSGNFKKFQCAMDEYNDLASLFFNTNDDTIRNLYSAGTDDEFHISSILVFFVASYFLGIFSYGLALPSGLFVPVILTGAAYGRLVGMLIGSQSTLDHGLFAVLGSAALLGGSMRMTVSVCVIILELTNNLRMLPLVMLVLLISKVVADAFNANVYDLLVRLKGFPHLEGYAEPYMRQLSVSDVVTGPLQTFNGIEKVGHIVHVLKTTGHNGFPVVDEPPFSDTPTLYGLILRDHLLVLLRKKDFIHSCSASTLKASNHFSHAEFAKRGSGKHDRIEDIELCPEELEMFVDLHPFTNTSPYTVLETMSLAKALILFREVGLRHLLVLPKSSKRAPVVGILTRHDFMPEHILGLHPFLFKSRWKKVRLGKVKVADIF, encoded by the exons ATGGCGCCGAGGGACCCCAAGGAGGATGGCTTCGGcgtcggtggcggcggcgcggcggatcCGGATGCTGACATCGAGGCCCCACTGCTGGTCTCCTCCGGCTCGTCCTTCCTCCTGGACCCGGCGCtcgaggacggcggcggcggcgacgaggaacagcgccggcgccggaggCGGTTCATCCACGGCAGCCACACGCACTCCAACACCACCTCCCAGGTCGCGCTTGTCGGCACCGACGTCTGCCCCATCGAGAGCCTCGACTACGA GCTGATCGAAAACGACGTGTTCAAGCAGGACTGGAGGGCCCGGGGAAGGGGCCACATCCTGCGCTACGTGGCGCTCAagtgggccctctgcttcctcgTCGGGGCCCTCACGGCCGCCGCCGGCTTCGTCGCCAACCTCGGCGTCGAGAATGTCGCCGGCGCCAAGTTCGTCGTCACCTCCAACCTCATGTTGGACGGCAG ACATGGGTCGGCGTTTGCGGTGTTCCTGTCGTCCAACTTTGCGCTCACGATGTTAGCCACGGTGCTGACGGTGTACGTGGCGCCTGCGGCTGCCGGATCGGGGATCCCGGAGGTGAAGGCCTATTTGAACGGTGTTGACGCCCCCAACATATTCTCACTGAAAACTCTGATAGTGAAG ATTGTGGGATGCATTGCGGCAGTATCATCATCACTGCATGTGGGAAAAGCTGGGCCACTTGTACACACAGGCGCATGCATTGCATCAATACTTGGGCAAGGTGGGTCACGTAAATATCATATGACATGTAGGTGGCTCAGGTACTTCAAGAATGATAGGGATCGGAGGGACCTTGTTACTTGTGGTTCTGCTGCTGGTATTGCTGCTGCTTTCCGGGCGCCGGTTGGTGGAGTCCTTTTTGCCCTGGAAACAGTATCTTCATG GTGGAGGAGTGCTCTACTATGGCGAGCCTTTTTCACAACAGCGATGGTCGCTGTTGTGCTTAGGGCATTGATAGACTTCTGTCAAAGTGACAAGTGTGGCTTATTTGGGAAAGGTGGCCTTATAATGTTTGATGTGACAGCAGATTATGTCACCTACCATTTGATTGATTTACCTCCAGTAATCACTTTAGGGGTTTTTGGAGGAATACTGGGGAGTTTGTACAACTTTTTCCTGGACAAGGTTCTCCGTCTCTACAACCTTATCAATGA GAAAGGAAAAACTTACAAACTGCTCCTGGCTGCAACAGTCACTGTTTGTACGTCGTGTTGTCTCTTTGGCTTGCCATGGATTGCTGCTTGCAAACCTTGTCCAACTGACACTGGAGAAGCTTGTCCATCGATAGGCCGTTCTGGTAATTTCAAGAAATTCCAATGTGCAATGGATGAATACAATGATTTGGCTAGCCTATTCTTCAACACAAATGATGACACTATTAGAAACCTCTACAGTGCTGGCACTGACGATGAATTCCACATTTCTTCCATCCTTGTGTTCTTTGTTGCATCATATTTTTTGGGCATCTTCAGCTATGGCCTTGCTTTACCATCTGGCCTTTTTGTGCCAGTTATTTTAACTGGTGCAGCTTATGGCCGTCTGGTAGGCATGTTGATTGGGTCACAGTCAACTTTAGATCATGGTCTTTTTGCAGTTCTTGGCTCTGCTGCTCTGTTAGGTGGATCAATGAGGATGACTGTTTCAGTTTGTGTTATCATCCTAGAACTGACTAATAATCTGCGAATGCTTCCTTTGGTAATGCTTGTCCTTCTCATATCAAAGGTGGTGGCAGATGCTTTCAATGCAAATGTCTACGATTTGCTTGTTAGATTGAAAGGGTTTCCACATCTTGAAGGATATGCTGAACCATATATGAGGCAATTGTCAGTCAGTGATGTTGTAACTGGTCCTTTACAGACATTCAATGGCATAGAGAAGGTTGGTCATATAGTCCATGTCTTGAAGACAACTGGTCATAATGGTTTCCCTGTGGTTGACGAGCCACCGTTTTCAGATACTCCTACATTGTATGGTCTAATTCTTCGAGACCACCTGCTTGTTCTATTGAGGAAGAAGGATTTCATCCATAGTTGCTCAGCTTCTACACTGAAAGCTTCAAACCATTTCTCACATGCTGAGTTTGCTAAACGTGGATCAGGAAAACATGACAGGATTGAGGACATTGAATTATGCCCAGAAGAACTGGAAATGTTTGTAGACTTGCATCCATTCACAAACACATCTCCATATACTGTCCTTGAGACTATGTCTTTGGCTAAGGCTCTTATACTTTTCCGTGAAGTTGGATTGAGACATCTTTTGGTtctaccaaaatcttcaaag AGGGCGCCTGTTGTCGGCATACTAACGAGGCACGATTTCATGCCTGAACATATATTGGGCCTTCATCCTTTCCTCTTTAAGAGCAGATGGAAGAAGGTGCGACTTGGCAAGGTGAAAGTCGCCGACATATTTTGA
- the LOC8068476 gene encoding synaptotagmin-5 encodes MGFLVGLVLGVAVGVAIIIGFARCENSRAARRRRLAATIASFSKMTIEDSRKLLPADLYPSWVVFSSQQKLKWLNQELTKIWPSVNDAASELIKTSVEPVLEQYRPIILASLKFSKLTLGTVAPQFTGISIIENTKESGIVMELEMNWDANPSIILAVKTRLGVVLPIQVKDIGFTGVFRLIFKPLVEELPCFGAVCFSLRQKKKLDFRLKVIGGEISSVPGISDALEDTIKNAIEDSITWPVRKVIPIIPGDYSDLELKPVGTLEVKLVQARDLTNKDLIGKSDPFAIVYVRPLPDKMKRSKTINNDLNPIWNEHFEFTIEDADTQNVTVKIYDDDGIQESELIGCAQVRLKDLQPGKVKDVWLKLVKDLEIQRDRKDRGQVHLELLYCPFDMKEEAPNPFNQQFSMTSLERTMTSMENGSGGSSFARLSSRKKREIIIRGVLSVTVISGEDLPAMDMNGKSDPYVVLSLKKTKTKYKTRVVNESLNPVWNQTFDFVVEDGLHDMLMLEVYDHDTFRRDYMGRCILTLTKVLLEEEYKESFNLEGAKSGKLNLHLKWSPQPIMRDSREVDSLRFR; translated from the exons atggGGTTCTTGGTGGGGCTGGTATTGGGGGTCGCGGTGGGAgtagccatcatcatcggcTTCGCCCGCTGCGAGAACTCGCGCGCCGCCCGTCGCCGACGGCTG GCTGCTACCATTGCTAGTTTCTCCAAAATGACGATTGAGGACTCGCGAAAGTTACTCCCCGCCGACCTATACCCTTCCTGGGTTGTTTTCTCATCGCAGCAAAAG TTAAAATGGCTTAATCAGGAGCTGACAAAGATTTGGCCGTCTGTAAATGAT GCGGCATCAGAACTGATCAAAACCTCTGTAGAGCCTGTTCTTGAACAATATAGGCCAATAATCCTAGCATCCCTGAAGTTCTCAAAACTCACTCTTGGTACTGTTGCACCACAGTTTACCG GTATTTCCATCATTGAGAATACTAAGGAATCAGGTATTGTCATGGAGCTAGAGATGAATTGGGATGCCAATCCAAGTATCATACTTGCTGTAAAAACTAGACTTGGTGTTGTGCTTCCAATACAG GTGAAGGACATTGGCTTTACAGGAGTTTTCCGCTTGATTTTCAAACCACTAGTTGAAGAGCTACCTTGCTTTGGAGCTGTTTGCTTTTCTCTACGGCAGAAG AAAAAGCTGGATTTCAGACTGAAAGTCATTGGTGGCGAAATTTCTTCTGTACCTGGAATTTCAGATGCTCTTGAG GACACTATAAAAAATGCTATTGAAGATTCAATTACATGGCCAGTAAGGAAAGTCATTCCTATTATACCTGGAGATTACAG TGATCTGGAACTGAAGCCTGTTGGTACCTTGGAAGTCAAGCTTGTGCAGGCAAGAGATTTGACAAACAAAGATCTGATAGGAAAATCGGATCCTTTTGCCATTGTATATGTGCGCCCATTACCAGACAAAATGAAGAGAAGTAAAACAATT AACAATGATCTGAACCCTATCTGGAATGAACACTTTGAGTTTACTATTGAAGATGCTGATACTCAGAATGTAACCGTGAAGatttatgatgatgatggcatTCAAGAATCTGAATTGATTGGCTGTGCTCAAGTCAGGCTGAAGGATCTACAACCAGGCAAAGTGAAGGATGTCTGGTTAAAACTTGTAAAAGATCTGGAGATTCAAAGGGACAGGAAAGATCGGGGTCAG GTGCACCTTGAGCTGCTCTATTGTCCATTTGACATGAAGGAAGAAGCACCAAATCCTTTCAACCAACAGTTTTCGATGACTTCATTGGAGAGAACAATGACAAGCATGGAAAATGGATCAGGGGGCTCTAGTTTTGCTAGGCTGTCTTCTAGAAAGAAAAGGGAAATTATCATACGAGGAGTTCTTTCAGTAACAGTGATATCCGGGGAGGATCTGCCTGCGATGGATATGAATGGAAAATCTGACCCATATGTAGTACTTTCTCTCAAGAAGACAAAGACAAAGTACAAGACAAGG GTTGTGAACGAAAGCTTGAACCCAGTATGGAATCAGACTTTTGATTTTGTCGTTGAAGATGGCTTACATGACATGCTTATGCTGGAAGTATATGACCATGACACTTTTCGTAGA GATTACATGGGGCGGTGCATCCTGACCTTGACAAAAGTTTTGCTGGAAGAAGAGTACAAGGAAAGCTTCAACCTGGAGGGAGCAAAGAGTGGGAAGCTGAACTTGCATCTGAAGTGGTCGCCACAACCAATCATGCGTGATTCGCGAGAAGTGGACAGCTTAAGGTTCAGATAA